The Odocoileus virginianus isolate 20LAN1187 ecotype Illinois chromosome 12, Ovbor_1.2, whole genome shotgun sequence genome has a segment encoding these proteins:
- the POP5 gene encoding ribonuclease P/MRP protein subunit POP5, with the protein MVRFKHRYLLCEVVSDDPRCRLTLEDRVLGTLVRDTIARVHGTFGAAACSIGFAVRYLNAYTGIVLLRCRKEFYRLVWSALPFITYLENKGHRYLCFLNTLHVGGTIRTCQKFLIQYNRRQLLTLLQNCTDEGEREAIQKSVTKSCLLEEESAGEELSDSGGEEAAEPME; encoded by the exons ATGGTGCGGTTCAAGCACAG GTACCTGCTCTGCGAAGTGGTGTCTGACGACCCCCGCTGCCGCCTGACGCTGGAGGACCGAGTGCTGGGCACCCTGGTGCGGGACACGATCGCCCGCGTGCACGGGACTTTCGGTGCTGCCGCCTGTTCCATCGGCTTCGCGG TACGATACCTCAATGCCTATACCGGAATAGTGCTACTTCGATGCAGGAAGGAATTCTACCGGCTTGTGTGGTCAGCTCTTCCCTTCATCACATACTTGGAAAACAAAGGACACCGCTACCTGTGTTTTCTCAACACCTTACACGTGGGAG GTACAATTAGAACATGCCAGAAGTTCCTGATTCAGTACAACAGGAGACAGCTGTTGACCCTGTTGCAGAACTGCACTGATGAAG GAGAGCGGGAGGCTATCCAGAAGTCTGTCACTAAAAGCTGTTTACTAGAGGAGGAGTCGGCTGGGGAGGAGCTTTCCGATAGTGGCGGCGAGGAGGCTGCTGAGCCAATGGAGTGA